One Rhineura floridana isolate rRhiFlo1 chromosome 14, rRhiFlo1.hap2, whole genome shotgun sequence genomic region harbors:
- the LOC133369616 gene encoding tropomodulin-3 isoform X1 gives MALPFLKDLDKYKDLDEDEILGKLSEEELKQLETVLDDLDPENALLPAGFRQKDQTAKSPSGPFNREKLLSYLEKQALEHKDIEDFVPYTGEKKGKIFVPKPKPVQSYTEEKVTLDPELEEALTSATDTELCDIAAILGMHNLISNSQLCDIVGSSNGVGSECFSNVVKGEKIMPVFNEPPNPTNVEESLHRIKENDPRLVEVNLNNIKNIPVPTLKEFAKALETNTYVKSFSLAATRSNDPVAVAFADMLRVNKTLKSLNIESNFITGVGILALVDALKENETLTEIKIDNQRQQLGTPVEMEIAKMLEENTKILKFGYHFTQQGPRATAAAAITKNNDLVRKRRVEGDHQ, from the exons ATGGCTCTCCCCTTCCTGAAAGACTTGGACAAGTACAAGGACCTCGATGAAGATGAAATTCTGGGGAAGTTGTCAGAAGAAGAATTGAAGCAACTGGAAACCGTACTGGATGACCTTGATCCAGAG AATGCCCTTTTGCCAGCAGGGTTCCGGCAAAAGGACCAGACTGCCAAAAGCCCCTCTGGTCCTTTCAACAGAGAGAAACTTCTTTCGTATTTGGAGAAGCAGGCGCTGGAGCATAAAGACATTGAAGATTTTGTCCCGTACACAGGAGAAAAGAAAG GGAAGATATTTGTCCCTAAACCAAAACCAGTCCAGTCTTACACAGAAGAAAAAGTGACTCTTGATCCTGAACTAGAGGAAGCGTTGACAAGTGCTACAGATACTGAACTGTGTGACATTGCAG CTATCCTAGGAATGCACAACTTGATAAGCAACTCTCAGCTGTGTGATATTGTGGGAAGTAGCAATGGTGTTGGCAGTGAATGTTTCTCAA atgtagtcaaAGGTGAAAAGATTATGCCTGTCTTCAATGAGCCACCAAATCCCACAAATGTGGAGGAGAGTTTGCACAGGATTAAAGAGAACGATCCTCGCCTTGTTGAAGTCAACTTGAATAACATAAAG AACATTCCTGTTCCAACGCTGAAAGAATTTGCCAAGGCTCTGGAAACAAATACATACGTGAAGAGCTTCAGCCTTGCAGCTACTCGAAGCAACGACCCGGTTGCTGTT GCTTTTGCAGACATGCTAAGGGTGAACAAAACACTGAAGAGTCTAAACATTGAATCCAACTTCATCACTGGTGTGGGCATACTGGCGCTGGTTGACGCACTCAAGGAAAATGAAACCCTGACTGAGATCAAAATTGATAACCAG AGGCAGCAGTTGGGGACGCCTGTAGAAATGGAGATCGCAAAGATGCTTGAGGAGAACACAAAGATCCTTAAGTTCGGCTACCACTTCACACAGCAGGGACCACGAGCCACAGCAGCAGCTGCAATTACAAAAAATAACGATTTAG TTCGCAAAAGAAGAGTGGAAGGAGACCACCAATAA
- the LOC133369616 gene encoding tropomodulin-3 isoform X2 has product MALPFLKDLDKYKDLDEDEILGKLSEEELKQLETVLDDLDPENALLPAGFRQKDQTAKSPSGPFNREKLLSYLEKQALEHKDIEDFVPYTGEKKGKIFVPKPKPVQSYTEEKVTLDPELEEALTSATDTELCDIAAILGMHNLISNSQLCDIVGSSNGVGSECFSNVVKGEKIMPVFNEPPNPTNVEESLHRIKENDPRLVEVNLNNIKNIPVPTLKEFAKALETNTYVKSFSLAATRSNDPVAVAFADMLRVNKTLKSLNIESNFITGVGILALVDALKENETLTEIKIDNQRQQLGTPVEMEIAKMLEENTKILKFGYHFTQQGPRATAAAAITKNNDLVWRIGVKLSAHALSSLQP; this is encoded by the exons ATGGCTCTCCCCTTCCTGAAAGACTTGGACAAGTACAAGGACCTCGATGAAGATGAAATTCTGGGGAAGTTGTCAGAAGAAGAATTGAAGCAACTGGAAACCGTACTGGATGACCTTGATCCAGAG AATGCCCTTTTGCCAGCAGGGTTCCGGCAAAAGGACCAGACTGCCAAAAGCCCCTCTGGTCCTTTCAACAGAGAGAAACTTCTTTCGTATTTGGAGAAGCAGGCGCTGGAGCATAAAGACATTGAAGATTTTGTCCCGTACACAGGAGAAAAGAAAG GGAAGATATTTGTCCCTAAACCAAAACCAGTCCAGTCTTACACAGAAGAAAAAGTGACTCTTGATCCTGAACTAGAGGAAGCGTTGACAAGTGCTACAGATACTGAACTGTGTGACATTGCAG CTATCCTAGGAATGCACAACTTGATAAGCAACTCTCAGCTGTGTGATATTGTGGGAAGTAGCAATGGTGTTGGCAGTGAATGTTTCTCAA atgtagtcaaAGGTGAAAAGATTATGCCTGTCTTCAATGAGCCACCAAATCCCACAAATGTGGAGGAGAGTTTGCACAGGATTAAAGAGAACGATCCTCGCCTTGTTGAAGTCAACTTGAATAACATAAAG AACATTCCTGTTCCAACGCTGAAAGAATTTGCCAAGGCTCTGGAAACAAATACATACGTGAAGAGCTTCAGCCTTGCAGCTACTCGAAGCAACGACCCGGTTGCTGTT GCTTTTGCAGACATGCTAAGGGTGAACAAAACACTGAAGAGTCTAAACATTGAATCCAACTTCATCACTGGTGTGGGCATACTGGCGCTGGTTGACGCACTCAAGGAAAATGAAACCCTGACTGAGATCAAAATTGATAACCAG AGGCAGCAGTTGGGGACGCCTGTAGAAATGGAGATCGCAAAGATGCTTGAGGAGAACACAAAGATCCTTAAGTTCGGCTACCACTTCACACAGCAGGGACCACGAGCCACAGCAGCAGCTGCAATTACAAAAAATAACGATTTAG TCTGGCGTATAGGAGTAAAACTTTCAGCACATGCCCTTTCATCTCTTCAGCCCTGA